A genomic region of Synechococcus sp. NOUM97013 contains the following coding sequences:
- a CDS encoding YlqD family protein, protein MSDGTTLSIKRSITIRAVVTPAWKEEAERELSGAIATTDQQLAQLEQEGQQVVDEVRRQSANPLDPRVQEQVGQVQQQVAAKRAELEEQKRNLLQQQAQVRELEMEQIVEQGQLESFCDIQVGDNLVSKMQVSVVVRDGVIESIQQG, encoded by the coding sequence ATGTCCGACGGCACCACCTTGTCGATCAAGCGCTCCATCACCATTCGCGCGGTGGTGACTCCGGCGTGGAAGGAGGAAGCCGAACGTGAGCTCAGTGGCGCCATCGCCACCACCGATCAGCAGCTGGCCCAGCTCGAACAGGAGGGTCAGCAGGTGGTGGATGAAGTGCGTCGTCAAAGTGCGAATCCTCTGGATCCCCGCGTTCAGGAGCAGGTGGGGCAGGTGCAGCAGCAGGTGGCTGCCAAGCGGGCTGAACTGGAGGAGCAGAAGCGCAACCTGCTGCAGCAGCAGGCTCAGGTGCGCGAGCTGGAGATGGAACAGATCGTGGAGCAGGGCCAGCTGGAGAGCTTTTGCGACATCCAGGTGGGCGACAACCTGGTGAGCAAGATGCAGGTGTCTGTTGTGGTTCGTGACGGGGTGATCGAGTCGATCCAGCAGGGCTGA